A stretch of Eubalaena glacialis isolate mEubGla1 chromosome 10, mEubGla1.1.hap2.+ XY, whole genome shotgun sequence DNA encodes these proteins:
- the NECTIN1 gene encoding nectin-1 isoform X1, whose translation MARMGLAGAAGRWWGLALGLTAFFLPGAHTQVVQVNDSMYGFIGTDVVLHCSFANPLPGVKITQVTWQKANNGSKQNVAIYNPAMGVSVLAPYRERVEFLRPSFTDGTIRLSRLELEDEGVYICEFATFPAGNRESQLNLTVMAKPTNWIEGAQAVLRARKGQDDKVLVATCTSANGKPPSVVSWETRLKGEAEYQEIRNPNGTVTVISRYRLVPSREAHQQSLACVVNYHMDRFRESLTLNVQYEPEVTIEGFDGNWYLQRMDVKLKCKADANPPATEYHWTTLNGSLPKGVEAQNRTLFFRGPISYSLAGTYVCEATNPIGTRSGQVEVNITEFPYTPSPRAPGRRAGPVPTAIIGGVVGSILLVLTVVGGIVVALRRRRHTFKGDYSTKKHVYGNGYSKAGIPQHHPPMAQNLQYPEDSDDEKKAGPLGGSSYEEEEEEEGGGGERKVGGPHPKYDEDAKRPYFTVDEAEARQDSCYGDRTLGYQYDPDQLDLAENMVSQNDGSFISKKEWYV comes from the exons GCGCCCACACCCAGGTGGTCCAGGTGAACGACTCCATGTACGGTTTCATCGGCACGGACGTGGTGCTGCACTGCAGCTTCGCCAACCCGCTGCCCGGTGTGAAGATCACCCAGGTCACGTGGCAGAAGGCCAACAATGGCTCCAAGCAGAACGTGGCCATCTACAACCCGGCCATGGGCGTCTCGGTGCTGGCGCCCTACCGCGAGCGCGTGGAGTTCCTACGGCCCTCCTTCACAGATGGCACCATTCGCCTCTCCCGCCTGGAGCTGGAGGATGAGGGCGTCTACATCTGCGAGTTTGCCACCTTCCCTGCCGGCAATCGAGAGAGCCAGCTCAATCTCACTGTGATGG CCAAACCCACCAACTGGATAGAGGGCGCCCAGGCAGTGCTTCGAGCCAGGAAGGGGCAGGATGACAAGGTCCTGGTGGCCACCTGCACCTCGGCCAATGGGAAGCCTCCCAGTGTGGTGTCCTGGGAAACGCGGCTGAAGGGTGAGGCGGAGTACCAGGAGATCCGGAACCCCAACGGCACGGTGACCGTCATCAGCCGCTACCGCCTGGTGCCCAGCCGGGAAGCCCACCAGCAATCCCTGGCCTGCGTCGTCAACTACCACATGGACCGCTTCCGGGAAAGCCTCACCCTCAATGTGCAGT ACGAGCCCGAGGTGACCATCGAGGGGTTTGATGGGAACTGGTACCTACAGCGGATGGATGTGAAGCTCAAGTGCAAAGCTGATGCCAACCCCCCAGCCACCGAGTACCACTGGACCAC GCTGAATGGCTCCCTCCCCAAGGGTGTGGAGGCCCAGAACAGAACTCTCTTCTTCAGGGGACCTATCAGCTACAGCCTGGCAGGAACCTACGTCTGTGAGGCCACCAACCCCATCGGCACCCGCTCAGGCCAGGTGGAGGTCAATATCACAG AGTTCCCCTACACCCCGTCTCCTCGCGCACCCGGGCGGCGCGCCGGGCCGGTGCCCACGGCCATCATCGGGGGCGTGGTGGGGAGCATTCTGCTGGTGCTGACCGTGGTCGGCGGGATCGTGGTGGCCCTGCGCCGGCGCCGGCACACCTTCAAGGGCGACTACAGCACCAAGAAGCACGTGTACGGCAATGGCTACAGCAAGGCCGGCATCCCCCAGCACCACCCGCCCATGGCCCAGAACCTTCAGTACCCTGAGGACTCGGACGACGAGAAGAAAGCCGGGCCCCTGGGCGGCAGCAGCtacgaggaggaagaggaggaggagggcggaGGCGGCGAGCGCAAGGTGGGCGGCCCTCACCCCAAATACGACGAGGACGCCAAGCGGCCCTACTTCACGGTGGATGAGGCAGAGGCCCGTCAGGACAGCTGCTATGGGGACCGGACTCTGGGCTACCAGTACGACCCTGACCAGCTGGACTTGGCCGAAAACATGGTTTCTCAGAACGACGGGTCTTTCATTTCCAAGAAGGAGTGGTACGTGTAG